The Pseudomonas asiatica genome has a segment encoding these proteins:
- the rplL gene encoding 50S ribosomal protein L7/L12, with the protein MSLTNEQIIEAIGQKTVLEIVELIKAMEETFGVTAAAAVAAGPAAGAAAAVEEQTEFNVVLTEAGDKKVNVIKAVRELTGLGLKEAKEKVDGAPQVIAEGVSKEAAEDAKKKLEEAGAKVELK; encoded by the coding sequence ATGTCTCTGACTAACGAGCAAATCATCGAAGCAATCGGCCAGAAAACTGTTCTGGAAATTGTTGAACTGATCAAAGCGATGGAAGAAACCTTCGGCGTTACCGCTGCTGCCGCTGTTGCCGCTGGCCCAGCCGCTGGCGCTGCTGCCGCTGTTGAAGAACAGACCGAGTTCAACGTCGTTCTGACCGAAGCTGGCGACAAGAAAGTAAACGTGATCAAGGCCGTTCGTGAACTGACCGGTCTGGGCCTGAAAGAAGCCAAAGAGAAAGTCGACGGCGCTCCTCAGGTTATCGCTGAAGGCGTTTCGAAAGAAGCCGCTGAAGACGCGAAGAAGAAGCTGGAAGAAGCTGGCGCTAAAGTCGAGCTGAAGTAA
- the rpoB gene encoding DNA-directed RNA polymerase subunit beta encodes MAYSYTEKKRIRKDFSKLPDVMDVPYLLAIQLDSYREFLQAGASKDQFRDVGLHAAFKSVFPIISYSGNAALEYVGYRLGEPAFDVKECVLRGVTFAVPLRVKVRLIIFDKESSNKAIKDIKEQEVYMGEIPLMTENGTFVINGTERVIVSQLHRSPGVFFDHDRGKTHSSGKLLYSARIIPYRGSWLDFEFDPKDCVFVRIDRRRKLPASVLLRALGYSTEEVLNTFYTTNVFHISGEKLSLELVPQRLRGEVAVMDIHDETGKVIVEQGRRITARHINQLEKAGVKQLDVPMEYVLGRTTAKAIVHPATGEILAECNTEMTTELLIKVAKAQVVRIETLYTNDIDCGPFISDTLKIDTTSNQLEALVEIYRMMRPGEPPTKDAAETLFNNLFFSAERYDLSAVGRMKFNRRIGRTEIEGSGVLSKEDIVEVLKTLVDIRNGKGIVDDIDHLGNRRVRCVGEMAENQFRVGLVRVERAVKERLSMAESEGLMPQDLINAKPVAAAVKEFFGSSQLSQFMDQNNPLSEITHKRRVSALGPGGLTRERAGFEVRDVHPTHYGRVCPIETPEGPNIGLINSLAAYARTNQYGFLESPYRVVKEGVVSDDIVFLSAIEEADHVIAQASAAMNEKKQLIDELVAVRHLNEFTVKAPEDVTLMDVSPKQVVSVAASLIPFLEHDDANRALMGSNMQRQAVPTLRADKPLVGTGMERNVARDSGVCVVARRGGVIDSVDASRIVVRVADDEVETGEAGVDIYNLTKYTRSNQNTCINQRPLVSKGDKVQRGDIMADGPSTDMGELALGQNMRIAFMAWNGFNFEDSICLSERVVQEDRFTTIHIQELTCVARDTKLGPEEITADIPNVGEAALNKLDEAGIVYVGAEVGAGDILVGKVTPKGETQLTPEEKLLRAIFGEKASDVKDTSLRVPTGTKGTVIDVQVFTRDGVERDSRALAIEKMQLDEIRKDLNEEFRIVEGATFERLRSALNGQVVDGGAGLKKGTVITDEVLDGLEHGQWFKLRMAEDALNEQLEKAQQYIVDRRRLLDDKFEDKKRKLQQGDDLAPGVLKIVKVYLAIRRRIQPGDKMAGRHGNKGVVSVIMPVEDMPHDANGTPVDVVLNPLGVPSRMNVGQILETHLGLAAKGLGEKIDRMIEEQRKAAELRVFLTEVYNEIGGRQENLDEFTDEEILALAHNLKKGVPMATPVFDGAKEREIKAMLKLADLPESGQMVLFDGRTGNKFERPVTVGYMYMLKLNHLVDDKMHARSTGSYSLVTQQPLGGKAQFGGQRFGEMEVWALEAYGAAYTLQEMLTVKSDDVNGRTKMYKNIVDGDHRMEPGMPESFNVLIKEIRSLGIDIDLETE; translated from the coding sequence ATGGCTTACTCATACACTGAGAAAAAACGTATCCGCAAGGACTTTAGCAAGTTGCCGGACGTCATGGATGTGCCTTACCTCCTGGCCATCCAGCTGGATTCGTATCGCGAATTCCTGCAAGCGGGAGCATCCAAGGATCAGTTCCGCGACGTCGGCCTGCACGCGGCCTTCAAATCGGTATTCCCGATCATCAGCTACTCCGGCAATGCTGCCCTGGAGTACGTAGGCTATCGCCTGGGCGAACCCGCCTTCGATGTGAAGGAATGTGTCCTGCGTGGCGTGACCTTCGCGGTCCCACTGCGGGTCAAAGTGCGCCTGATCATCTTCGACAAGGAATCGTCGAACAAAGCGATCAAGGACATCAAAGAGCAAGAAGTCTACATGGGTGAAATTCCCCTGATGACTGAGAACGGTACCTTCGTTATCAACGGTACCGAGCGTGTGATCGTTTCCCAGCTGCACCGTTCGCCTGGTGTGTTCTTCGACCACGACCGTGGCAAGACTCACAGCTCCGGCAAGCTGCTGTACTCCGCTCGCATCATCCCTTACCGCGGCTCCTGGCTGGACTTCGAGTTCGACCCGAAGGACTGCGTGTTCGTACGTATCGACCGTCGCCGCAAACTGCCGGCCTCGGTGCTGCTGCGTGCCCTGGGTTACAGCACTGAAGAAGTGCTGAACACCTTCTACACCACCAACGTGTTCCACATTTCCGGCGAGAAGCTCAGCCTGGAACTGGTACCTCAGCGTCTGCGTGGTGAGGTTGCAGTCATGGATATCCATGACGAAACCGGCAAAGTCATCGTCGAGCAGGGCCGCCGTATTACCGCGCGCCACATCAACCAGCTCGAGAAGGCCGGCGTCAAGCAGCTGGACGTTCCTATGGAATACGTCCTGGGCCGCACTACCGCCAAGGCCATCGTGCATCCGGCTACCGGCGAGATCCTGGCCGAATGCAACACCGAGATGACCACCGAACTGCTGATCAAGGTCGCCAAGGCACAGGTTGTCCGTATCGAGACCCTGTACACCAACGACATTGATTGCGGTCCGTTCATCTCCGATACCCTGAAGATCGACACCACCAGCAACCAGCTGGAAGCCCTGGTCGAGATCTACCGCATGATGCGTCCTGGCGAGCCGCCAACCAAGGATGCTGCCGAGACCCTGTTCAACAACCTGTTCTTCAGCGCCGAGCGTTACGACCTGTCCGCCGTTGGCCGCATGAAGTTCAACCGTCGTATCGGTCGTACCGAGATCGAAGGTTCGGGCGTGCTGAGCAAGGAAGATATCGTCGAGGTTCTGAAGACCCTGGTCGACATCCGTAACGGCAAAGGCATCGTCGACGACATCGACCACCTGGGTAACCGTCGCGTACGTTGCGTCGGCGAGATGGCCGAGAACCAGTTCCGCGTTGGCCTGGTGCGTGTCGAGCGCGCGGTCAAGGAACGCCTGTCGATGGCGGAAAGCGAAGGCCTGATGCCGCAAGACCTGATCAACGCCAAGCCGGTTGCGGCGGCGGTGAAAGAGTTCTTCGGCTCCAGCCAGCTGTCCCAGTTCATGGACCAGAACAACCCGCTCTCCGAGATTACCCACAAGCGCCGCGTCTCCGCACTCGGCCCAGGTGGTCTGACCCGTGAGCGTGCCGGCTTCGAAGTCCGTGACGTACACCCGACCCACTACGGCCGTGTGTGCCCGATCGAGACCCCTGAAGGTCCGAACATCGGTCTGATCAACTCCCTGGCTGCCTATGCCCGCACCAACCAGTACGGCTTCCTGGAAAGCCCGTACCGCGTGGTGAAGGAAGGCGTGGTCAGCGACGACATCGTGTTCCTGTCGGCCATTGAAGAGGCGGATCACGTCATCGCCCAGGCTTCGGCCGCGATGAACGAGAAGAAGCAGCTGATCGATGAGCTGGTAGCTGTTCGTCACCTGAACGAATTCACCGTCAAGGCGCCGGAAGACGTCACCCTGATGGACGTTTCGCCGAAGCAGGTTGTTTCCGTCGCTGCGTCGCTGATTCCGTTCCTCGAGCACGACGACGCCAACCGTGCATTGATGGGTTCGAACATGCAGCGTCAGGCTGTGCCGACCCTGCGCGCCGACAAGCCGCTGGTAGGTACCGGCATGGAGCGCAACGTTGCCCGTGACTCCGGTGTCTGCGTGGTTGCTCGCCGCGGTGGCGTGATCGACTCGGTCGACGCCAGCCGTATCGTTGTTCGCGTTGCTGACGACGAAGTTGAAACCGGCGAAGCAGGTGTGGATATCTACAACCTGACCAAGTACACCCGTTCGAACCAGAACACCTGCATCAACCAGCGTCCGCTGGTGAGCAAAGGTGACAAGGTTCAGCGTGGCGACATCATGGCCGACGGCCCGTCCACCGACATGGGTGAACTGGCACTGGGTCAGAACATGCGCATCGCGTTCATGGCGTGGAACGGCTTCAACTTCGAAGACTCCATCTGCCTGTCCGAGCGTGTGGTCCAGGAAGACCGCTTCACCACCATCCACATCCAGGAACTGACCTGTGTGGCGCGTGACACCAAGCTTGGCCCAGAGGAAATCACTGCGGACATCCCGAACGTGGGTGAAGCCGCACTGAACAAGCTGGACGAAGCCGGTATCGTCTACGTGGGTGCCGAAGTCGGCGCTGGCGACATCCTGGTCGGCAAGGTAACGCCAAAAGGCGAAACCCAGCTGACTCCGGAAGAAAAACTGCTGCGCGCAATCTTCGGTGAGAAGGCCAGCGACGTTAAGGACACCTCCCTGCGCGTGCCAACCGGCACCAAGGGTACCGTCATCGACGTACAGGTCTTCACCCGTGATGGCGTCGAGCGTGACAGCCGCGCCCTGGCCATCGAGAAGATGCAGCTGGACGAGATCCGCAAGGACCTCAACGAAGAGTTCCGCATCGTCGAAGGTGCAACCTTCGAGCGTCTGCGTTCTGCCCTGAACGGCCAGGTGGTCGACGGTGGCGCGGGCCTGAAGAAAGGTACCGTGATCACTGACGAAGTACTGGACGGTCTGGAGCACGGCCAGTGGTTCAAACTGCGCATGGCCGAAGATGCACTGAACGAGCAGCTGGAAAAGGCTCAGCAGTACATCGTCGATCGTCGCCGTCTGCTGGACGACAAGTTCGAAGACAAGAAGCGCAAGCTGCAGCAGGGTGATGACCTGGCACCGGGCGTACTGAAGATCGTCAAGGTTTACCTGGCAATCCGTCGTCGCATCCAGCCGGGTGACAAGATGGCCGGTCGTCACGGTAACAAGGGTGTCGTCTCGGTAATCATGCCGGTCGAAGACATGCCGCACGACGCCAACGGTACTCCGGTCGATGTCGTACTGAACCCGCTGGGTGTACCTTCGCGTATGAACGTCGGTCAGATCCTCGAAACCCACCTGGGCCTGGCGGCCAAGGGGCTGGGCGAGAAGATCGACCGCATGATCGAAGAGCAGCGCAAGGCCGCTGAGCTGCGCGTGTTCCTGACCGAGGTCTACAACGAGATCGGCGGTCGTCAGGAAAACCTGGACGAGTTCACCGACGAAGAGATCCTGGCCCTGGCCCACAACCTGAAGAAGGGCGTGCCAATGGCTACCCCGGTCTTCGACGGTGCCAAGGAGCGCGAGATCAAGGCCATGCTGAAGCTGGCCGACCTGCCAGAGAGCGGCCAGATGGTGCTGTTCGATGGCCGTACCGGCAACAAGTTCGAGCGTCCTGTGACCGTTGGTTACATGTACATGCTCAAGCTGAACCACTTGGTGGACGACAAGATGCACGCGCGTTCCACTGGTTCCTACAGCCTGGTTACCCAGCAGCCGCTGGGTGGTAAGGCGCAGTTCGGTGGTCAGCGTTTCGGGGAGATGGAAGTGTGGGCGCTGGAAGCATACGGCGCGGCATACACCCTGCAAGAAATGCTCACAGTGAAGTCGGACGACGTGAACGGCCGTACCAAGATGTACAAGAACATCGTGGATGGCGATCACCGTATGGAGCCGGGCATGCCCGAGTCCTTCAACGTGTTGATCAAAGAGATCCGTTCGCTCGGTATCGATATCGATCTGGAAACCGAATAA
- the rpoC gene encoding DNA-directed RNA polymerase subunit beta' yields the protein MKDLLNLLKNQGQVEEFDAIRIGLASPEMIRSWSFGEVKKPETINYRTFKPERDGLFCAKIFGPVKDYECLCGKYKRLKHRGVICEKCGVEVALAKVRRERMAHIELASPVAHIWFLKSLPSRIGLLMDMTLRDIERVLYFESYVVIDPGMTTLEKGQLLNDEQYFEALEEFGDDFDARMGAEAVRELLHAIDLEHEIGRLREEIPQTNSETKIKKLSKRLKLMEAFQGSGNLPEWMVLTVLPVLPPDLRPLVPLDGGRFATSDLNDLYRRVINRNNRLKRLLDLSAPDIIVRNEKRMLQEAVDALLDNGRRGRAITGSNKRPLKSLADMIKGKQGRFRQNLLGKRVDYSGRSVITVGPTLRLHQCGLPKKMALELFKPFIFGKLEMRGLATTIKAAKKMVERELPEVWDVLAEVIREHPVLLNRAPTLHRLGIQAFEPVLIEGKAIQLHPLVCAAYNADFDGDQMAVHVPLTLEAQLEARALMMSTNNILSPANGEPIIVPSQDVVLGLYYMTREAINAKGEGRVFADLQEVDRVFRAGEAALHAKIKVRINETVKERDGSVVKNTRIVDTTVGRALLFQVVPAGLPYDVVNQPMKKKAISKLINQCYRVVGLKETVIFADQLMYTGFAYSTISGVSIGVNDFVIPDEKARIIGTATDEVKEIESQYASGLVTQGEKYNKVIDLWSKANDEVSKAMMANLSKEKVIDREGKEVEQESFNSMYMMADSGARGSAAQIRQLAGMRGLMAKPDGSIIETPITANFREGLSVLQYFISTHGARKGLADTALKTANSGYLTRRLVDVAQDLVVTEIDCGTDQGLLMTPHIEGGDVVEPLGERVLGRVIARDVFKPGTEDVIVPAGTLVDEKWVEFIELNSIDEVIVRSPINCETRYGICAKCYGRDLARGHQVNIGEAVGVIAAQSIGEPGTQLTMRTFHIGGAASRTSAADSVQVKNGGMVRLHNLKQVERADGNLVAVSRSGELAIADEFGRERERYKLPYGAVISVKEGDKVEAGAIVAKWDPHTHPIVTELKGTVTFVGMEENITIKRQTDELTGLTNIEVLDVKDRPAAGKEIRPAIKMVDAAGKDLYLPGTDVPAQYFLPANALVGVADGAQIGVGDVIARIPQETSKTRDITGGLPRVADLFEARRPKEASILAEVSGTIAFGKETKGKRRLVITPTDGSDPYEELIPKWRHLNVFEGEQVNRGEVISDGPSDPHDILRLLGVSALAKYIVNEIQDVYRLQGVKINDKHIETILRQMLRKVEISESGDSSFIKGDQMELTQVLVENERLAAEDKFISKFTRVLLGITKASLSTESFISAASFQETTRVLTEAAVTGKRDYLRGLKENVVVGRLIPAGTGLAYHSERKRRRDADKPLRVSASEVEAALTEALNSSGN from the coding sequence TTGAAAGACCTACTGAATTTGCTGAAAAACCAGGGTCAAGTCGAAGAGTTCGACGCCATCCGCATCGGTCTGGCGTCGCCTGAAATGATCCGTTCGTGGTCGTTCGGTGAAGTTAAGAAGCCGGAAACCATCAACTACCGTACGTTCAAGCCTGAGCGTGACGGCCTGTTCTGCGCCAAGATCTTTGGCCCAGTCAAGGACTACGAGTGCCTGTGCGGCAAGTACAAGCGCCTCAAGCACCGCGGCGTGATCTGCGAGAAGTGCGGCGTTGAAGTTGCCCTGGCAAAAGTTCGTCGTGAGCGCATGGCGCACATCGAACTGGCCTCGCCGGTTGCCCACATCTGGTTCCTGAAGTCGCTGCCGTCCCGTATCGGCCTGCTGATGGACATGACCCTGCGTGACATCGAGCGCGTGCTCTACTTCGAGAGCTACGTCGTTATCGACCCGGGCATGACCACCCTGGAAAAAGGCCAGCTGCTGAACGACGAGCAGTACTTCGAAGCGCTGGAAGAGTTCGGTGATGACTTCGACGCCCGCATGGGTGCCGAGGCTGTCCGCGAGCTGCTGCACGCTATCGACCTGGAGCACGAGATCGGTCGCCTGCGCGAAGAGATTCCGCAGACCAACTCGGAAACCAAGATCAAGAAGCTGTCCAAGCGCCTGAAGCTGATGGAAGCGTTCCAGGGTTCGGGCAACCTGCCTGAGTGGATGGTCCTGACCGTCCTGCCAGTGCTGCCGCCGGACCTGCGTCCGCTGGTACCGCTGGATGGCGGCCGCTTCGCGACCTCCGACCTGAACGACCTGTATCGTCGGGTGATCAACCGTAACAACCGTCTGAAGCGCCTGCTGGATCTGTCGGCGCCGGACATCATCGTGCGCAACGAAAAGCGCATGCTGCAGGAAGCGGTCGACGCCCTGCTGGACAACGGCCGTCGCGGTCGCGCCATCACTGGCTCGAACAAGCGTCCGCTGAAGTCCCTGGCCGACATGATCAAAGGTAAGCAAGGTCGCTTCCGTCAGAACCTGCTCGGTAAGCGTGTGGACTACTCTGGCCGTTCGGTAATTACCGTAGGCCCGACCCTGCGTCTGCACCAGTGCGGTCTGCCGAAGAAGATGGCCCTCGAGCTGTTCAAGCCGTTCATTTTCGGCAAGCTGGAAATGCGTGGTCTGGCGACCACCATCAAGGCTGCCAAGAAGATGGTCGAGCGCGAGCTGCCAGAGGTGTGGGACGTACTCGCCGAGGTGATCCGCGAACACCCCGTGCTGCTCAACCGTGCACCGACCCTGCACCGTCTGGGTATCCAGGCATTTGAACCGGTTCTGATCGAAGGTAAGGCTATCCAGCTGCACCCGCTGGTCTGCGCCGCGTACAACGCCGACTTCGACGGTGACCAGATGGCCGTTCACGTGCCGCTGACCCTGGAAGCACAGCTCGAAGCGCGCGCGCTGATGATGTCGACCAACAACATCCTGTCGCCAGCCAACGGTGAGCCAATCATCGTTCCGTCGCAGGACGTGGTACTGGGTCTGTACTACATGACCCGTGAGGCCATCAACGCCAAGGGCGAAGGTCGCGTGTTCGCCGACCTGCAGGAAGTCGACCGCGTATTCCGCGCCGGCGAGGCTGCCCTGCACGCGAAAATCAAGGTTCGTATCAACGAAACCGTGAAAGAGCGTGACGGTTCCGTGGTCAAGAACACCCGCATCGTCGACACCACCGTCGGCCGTGCGCTGCTGTTCCAGGTTGTACCGGCAGGCCTGCCGTACGACGTGGTCAACCAGCCGATGAAGAAGAAGGCGATCTCCAAGCTGATCAACCAGTGCTACCGCGTGGTTGGTCTGAAAGAGACCGTAATCTTCGCTGACCAGTTGATGTACACCGGTTTCGCGTACTCGACCATTTCCGGCGTTTCGATCGGTGTTAACGACTTCGTTATCCCGGACGAGAAAGCTCGCATCATCGGTACCGCTACCGACGAAGTGAAGGAAATCGAGAGCCAGTACGCCTCCGGCCTGGTAACCCAGGGCGAGAAGTACAACAAGGTCATCGACTTGTGGTCGAAGGCGAACGACGAAGTGTCCAAGGCGATGATGGCCAACCTCTCGAAAGAGAAGGTCATTGACCGCGAAGGCAAGGAAGTCGAGCAAGAGTCCTTCAACTCGATGTACATGATGGCTGACTCCGGTGCGCGGGGTTCCGCAGCCCAGATCCGTCAGCTGGCCGGTATGCGTGGCCTGATGGCCAAGCCGGACGGCTCCATCATCGAGACGCCGATCACTGCGAACTTCCGTGAAGGTCTGAGCGTTCTGCAGTACTTCATTTCGACCCACGGTGCTCGTAAGGGTCTGGCGGATACCGCACTGAAGACTGCGAACTCCGGTTACCTGACTCGTCGTCTGGTAGACGTTGCCCAGGATCTGGTGGTTACCGAGATCGACTGCGGTACCGACCAGGGTCTGCTGATGACTCCGCACATCGAAGGCGGCGACGTTGTAGAGCCGCTGGGTGAGCGTGTACTGGGTCGTGTCATCGCCCGTGACGTGTTCAAGCCAGGCACCGAGGACGTCATCGTTCCGGCCGGTACCCTGGTCGACGAGAAGTGGGTCGAGTTCATCGAGCTGAACAGCATCGACGAAGTGATCGTGCGTTCGCCGATCAACTGCGAAACCCGCTACGGCATTTGCGCCAAGTGCTACGGCCGTGACCTGGCTCGCGGTCACCAGGTGAACATCGGTGAAGCTGTCGGCGTTATCGCCGCCCAGTCGATCGGTGAGCCGGGTACCCAGCTGACCATGCGTACGTTCCACATCGGTGGTGCTGCAAGCCGTACTTCGGCTGCCGACAGCGTCCAGGTGAAGAACGGCGGTATGGTGCGTCTGCACAACCTCAAGCAGGTTGAGCGTGCCGATGGCAACCTGGTTGCCGTATCGCGTTCGGGTGAGTTGGCCATCGCCGACGAGTTTGGCCGCGAGCGTGAGCGTTACAAGCTGCCTTACGGTGCGGTGATTTCGGTCAAGGAAGGTGACAAGGTCGAAGCTGGCGCCATCGTCGCCAAGTGGGACCCGCACACCCACCCGATCGTTACCGAGCTGAAAGGTACCGTGACCTTCGTGGGCATGGAAGAAAACATCACCATCAAGCGTCAGACCGATGAGCTGACCGGCTTGACCAACATTGAAGTACTGGACGTCAAGGATCGCCCTGCCGCAGGCAAGGAAATCCGTCCGGCAATCAAGATGGTCGACGCCGCTGGCAAGGACCTGTACCTGCCAGGTACCGACGTACCTGCCCAGTACTTCCTGCCGGCTAACGCCCTCGTCGGCGTGGCTGACGGTGCTCAGATCGGTGTTGGTGACGTTATCGCGCGTATCCCGCAAGAAACGTCTAAGACCCGTGACATCACCGGTGGTCTGCCGCGTGTTGCCGACCTGTTCGAAGCGCGCCGTCCGAAAGAGGCCTCGATTCTGGCTGAAGTCAGCGGCACCATCGCGTTCGGCAAGGAGACCAAAGGCAAGCGTCGTCTGGTCATCACCCCGACCGACGGTAGCGATCCGTACGAAGAGCTGATTCCGAAGTGGCGCCACCTGAACGTCTTCGAAGGCGAACAGGTAAACCGCGGCGAAGTTATCTCCGACGGCCCGAGCGATCCGCACGACATCCTGCGTCTGCTGGGTGTGAGCGCGCTGGCGAAGTACATCGTCAACGAGATCCAGGACGTTTATCGTCTGCAAGGCGTTAAGATCAACGACAAGCACATCGAGACCATCCTGCGTCAGATGCTGCGCAAGGTCGAGATCTCCGAGTCGGGCGATTCCAGCTTCATCAAGGGCGACCAGATGGAACTGACCCAGGTACTGGTAGAGAACGAGCGTCTCGCCGCCGAGGACAAGTTCATCTCCAAGTTCACCCGCGTGCTGCTGGGTATCACCAAGGCGTCGCTGTCGACCGAGTCGTTCATCTCCGCGGCTTCCTTCCAGGAAACCACCCGCGTACTGACCGAAGCGGCGGTAACCGGCAAGCGCGACTACCTGCGCGGCCTGAAAGAGAACGTGGTCGTGGGTCGTCTGATCCCGGCCGGTACTGGTCTGGCCTACCACAGCGAGCGCAAGCGTCGCCGTGATGCCGACAAGCCGCTGCGTGTGAGCGCCAGTGAGGTGGAAGCCGCACTGACCGAAGCGCTGAACTCCAGCGGTAACTAA
- the rpsL gene encoding 30S ribosomal protein S12 yields MATINQLVRQPRKRSVEKSDVPALQNCPQRRGVCTRVYTTTPKKPNSALRKVCRVRLTNGFEVSSYIGGEGHNLQEHSVVLIRGGRVKDLPGVRYHTVRGSLDTSGVKGRNQGRSKYGTKRPK; encoded by the coding sequence ATGGCAACTATCAACCAGCTGGTACGTCAGCCGCGTAAGCGTTCGGTCGAGAAGTCCGACGTTCCTGCGCTGCAGAACTGCCCGCAGCGTCGTGGCGTGTGCACCCGCGTGTACACCACCACGCCGAAAAAACCTAACTCGGCACTGCGTAAAGTATGCCGTGTGCGTCTGACCAACGGTTTCGAGGTTTCCTCGTACATCGGTGGTGAAGGCCACAACCTGCAAGAGCACAGCGTCGTCCTGATCCGTGGCGGCCGTGTAAAAGACTTGCCAGGTGTTCGTTACCACACCGTTCGCGGCTCTCTGGATACTTCGGGCGTTAAAGGCCGTAACCAGGGTCGTTCGAAGTACGGTACCAAGCGTCCGAAGTAA
- the rpsG gene encoding 30S ribosomal protein S7, protein MPRRRVAAKREILDDPKYGSQILAKFMNHVMESGKKAVAERIVYGALDTVKARKNSDPLEIFEKALDAIAPLVEVKSRRVGGATYQVPVEVRPSRRNALAMRWLVDYARKRGEKSMALRLAGELLDAAEGKGAAVKKREDVHRMAEANKAFSHYRF, encoded by the coding sequence ATGCCAAGACGTCGTGTAGCAGCAAAACGTGAGATCCTTGACGATCCGAAGTACGGATCCCAAATCCTCGCCAAGTTCATGAACCACGTGATGGAAAGCGGCAAGAAGGCCGTAGCCGAGCGCATCGTTTACGGTGCCCTGGATACCGTCAAAGCTCGCAAGAACAGCGACCCCCTGGAAATCTTCGAGAAAGCTCTCGACGCCATCGCTCCGCTGGTCGAAGTTAAGTCCCGCCGTGTCGGCGGTGCCACTTACCAGGTTCCGGTTGAAGTTCGTCCATCCCGTCGTAACGCTCTGGCAATGCGCTGGCTCGTAGACTACGCCCGCAAGCGCGGCGAGAAGTCGATGGCTCTGCGCCTGGCCGGCGAGCTGCTGGATGCTGCTGAAGGCAAGGGTGCTGCAGTCAAGAAGCGTGAAGACGTGCACCGTATGGCCGAGGCCAACAAAGCGTTCTCGCACTACCGCTTCTAA